From Aliarcobacter butzleri, the proteins below share one genomic window:
- a CDS encoding DNA-processing protein DprA, translating into MIKTIDFRISELLSMKKYPSEIFYIGNCELLKKRKISIIGTRKPNSYTKEFTHKLASKLSSNNICIVSGAAMGVDSIAHTGAKSNNTIAVVANGLDIRYPSINKNLIIDIENNGLILSTYKEKEIARKYTFVLRNELVVALGEVLIVTQADLNSGSLTSVEFALNMNKKIYTLPHRLNESLGTQELVKNGLAEVIYDIDEFVENFTGNKNKKEQLDEVLEYCKTSPNIEDAMQKYPNEILEYELDGKIKIENGKVFLN; encoded by the coding sequence ATGATTAAAACTATTGATTTTAGAATTTCTGAGTTATTATCTATGAAAAAATATCCAAGCGAAATTTTTTATATTGGAAATTGCGAACTTCTAAAAAAAAGAAAAATATCTATAATAGGAACAAGAAAGCCAAATTCTTATACAAAAGAGTTTACACATAAACTAGCTTCTAAATTATCCTCAAATAATATTTGTATTGTAAGTGGTGCAGCAATGGGAGTTGATAGTATTGCTCATACTGGTGCAAAATCAAATAATACAATTGCAGTTGTCGCAAATGGACTTGATATAAGATATCCAAGTATAAATAAGAATTTAATTATTGATATAGAAAACAATGGTCTTATTTTGTCAACTTACAAAGAAAAAGAAATTGCAAGAAAATATACTTTTGTATTAAGAAATGAGCTTGTAGTTGCACTTGGTGAGGTCTTAATCGTAACTCAAGCTGATTTAAACTCGGGAAGTTTAACTTCTGTAGAATTTGCTTTAAATATGAATAAAAAAATATATACTTTACCTCATCGATTAAATGAAAGTTTAGGAACACAAGAATTAGTTAAAAATGGTTTAGCTGAAGTTATTTATGATATTGATGAGTTTGTTGAAAATTTTACTGGAAATAAAAATAAAAAAGAACAACTAGATGAAGTTTTAGAATATTGTAAAACATCTCCAAATATTGAAGATGCTATGCAAAAATACCCAAATGAGATTTTAGAATACGAACTTGATGGAAAAATCAAAATTGAAAATGGAAAAGTTTTTTTAAACTAA
- a CDS encoding restriction endonuclease subunit S domain-containing protein, which translates to MSDLSTNGSFAIVKKIMSNDEPKIVPFIRSGNCGETFINLSDLEYISELSHKQLPKSTTKLHDIMMARKGKIGGASIITENEVNYNCNENVIKLTIIDKARYNPFYFTVYFNSKFGLKQIERLSTGNVQPWLSIFQIRKLLIPELNKQFQLQIENLVQSSYKKVEESKTLYKEAEELLLKEIDLLDFKPSVENISIKSFKDSFGTSGRIDSEYYQPKYDELVAHIEKTKFDKLSNIVNIKKSIEPGSEAYQEEGIPFIRVSNVTKFGISDTDIYLSKNILKEEELQKLYPTKDTILLSKDGTVGIAYKIKNEKEMITSGALLHLSIKKDDILPEYLTLVLNSLIVQFQAQRDAGGSIIQHWKPSEIQEILIPIIDISIQTKIEEKIKKSFELKEESKQLLDLAKKVVEIAIEKDEEEAIKFISNRN; encoded by the coding sequence ATGTCAGATTTATCAACAAATGGTTCATTTGCAATAGTAAAAAAGATAATGAGTAATGATGAACCTAAAATTGTTCCATTTATCAGGTCAGGAAATTGTGGAGAAACTTTCATTAATTTAAGTGATTTAGAATATATTTCTGAGTTATCACATAAACAGTTGCCTAAATCTACAACGAAATTACATGATATTATGATGGCAAGAAAAGGTAAAATAGGTGGAGCTTCTATTATCACAGAAAATGAAGTAAATTATAATTGCAATGAAAATGTTATTAAATTAACTATAATAGATAAAGCTCGATATAATCCATTTTATTTTACTGTTTACTTTAATAGCAAATTTGGATTAAAACAAATAGAAAGGCTATCAACAGGAAATGTTCAGCCATGGCTTAGTATTTTCCAAATTAGAAAACTTCTTATTCCAGAATTAAATAAACAATTTCAATTACAAATTGAAAATCTTGTTCAATCTTCATACAAAAAAGTAGAAGAAAGTAAAACACTTTACAAAGAAGCGGAAGAGTTACTTTTAAAAGAAATTGATTTACTAGATTTTAAACCTAGTGTTGAAAATATCTCTATAAAATCTTTTAAAGATAGTTTTGGAACGAGTGGACGAATAGATAGTGAATATTATCAACCAAAATATGATGAATTAGTTGCACATATTGAAAAAACAAAATTTGATAAACTTAGTAATATTGTTAATATTAAAAAATCGATAGAACCTGGAAGTGAAGCATATCAAGAAGAAGGAATTCCATTTATTAGAGTTTCAAATGTTACAAAATTTGGAATATCAGATACAGATATATATCTATCAAAAAATATATTAAAAGAAGAAGAGTTACAAAAACTGTATCCTACAAAAGATACTATTTTATTATCAAAAGATGGAACAGTTGGAATTGCTTATAAAATTAAAAATGAAAAAGAAATGATAACTTCGGGTGCATTATTGCATTTATCAATAAAAAAAGATGATATATTACCTGAATATTTAACACTTGTTTTAAATAGTTTAATCGTACAGTTTCAGGCACAAAGAGATGCTGGTGGTTCAATTATTCAGCATTGGAAGCCATCAGAAATACAAGAAATTTTAATCCCAATTATCGATATTTCAATTCAAACTAAAATAGAAGAAAAAATTAAAAAATCATTTGAATTAAAAGAAGAATCAAAACAACTTTTGGATTTGGCAAAAAAAGTTGTTGAAATTGCTATTGAAAAAGATGAAGAAGAAGCAATAAAATTTATTTCTAATAGGAATTAA
- the gatC gene encoding Asp-tRNA(Asn)/Glu-tRNA(Gln) amidotransferase subunit GatC, with product MTVDDKLIAKLEKLSSLQVDDERKEKLKSELADIINFVENLNDIDVSNIEATFSTIEGGTPLREDTSKQDLELSNHILNHAPKSEDGYFIVPKIIE from the coding sequence ATGACAGTCGATGATAAATTAATTGCAAAATTAGAAAAATTATCAAGTTTACAAGTTGATGATGAAAGAAAAGAGAAACTAAAATCAGAATTAGCTGATATTATAAACTTTGTTGAAAACTTAAATGATATTGATGTATCAAATATCGAAGCTACTTTTAGCACTATTGAAGGTGGAACTCCACTAAGAGAAGATACTTCAAAACAAGATTTAGAACTATCAAATCATATTTTAAATCATGCTCCCAAAAGTGAAGATGGATACTTTATAGTTCCAAAAATCATTGAGTAA
- a CDS encoding N-6 DNA methylase — MTIKEILKDSNYSLDLLSKYENDLEITTKEQKNGLIPYIICKVRKKDIKLTPEEIVRQLYLIKLHKEYGYAYERMQLEFAVHFGKEVKRADIVIMDKIQPTVPYIIIELKKPKLKDGKDQLKSYCNGTGATMAVWTNGKEIVYYHRKDPNYFEPIPDIPSSDKQLKDILRVDFKIADLNAKDILKTQRRSLKNIVLDMEDEVLANAGVDVFEEVFKLIFIKLFDELKSTRTQTRNLEFRNYGESDSQLKQKIEALFDDAKNKWTGIFEESDKIKLSPSHLAVCIGSLQDVKLFNSNLDVIDDAFEYLVNKTSKGEKGQYFTPRYVIDMCVKMMNPTEAETMIDTASGSCGFPIHTVFEVWKKIYKKLEVEQSHLFTAEEKHQEALDYVREKVFGIDFDEKSVRVSRMLNIIAGDGHTNVLNLNSLDFDRWDENYNNGEWQSIYATGWNNLKKILKNKKAKIVEIEEERNGKIYIKEKQIYDTKEFEFDMVMANPPFAGDIKESRILYKYELGKNASGKFQSKVGRDILFIERNLEMLKSGGRMAVVLPQGRFNNSSDKYIRDYIAQKCRILAVVGLHGNVFKPHTGTKTSVLIVQKWDDKLCPKKEDYPIFFATMQKPSKDNSGEKIYVKNEDGTNKLDSHDHLIVDHDLFNHDGLTQDGIAEAFLEFAKKENLSFSGK; from the coding sequence TTGACAATTAAAGAGATTTTAAAAGATTCAAATTACAGTTTAGATTTATTATCAAAATATGAAAATGATTTAGAAATTACAACAAAAGAACAAAAAAATGGATTAATTCCTTATATTATTTGTAAAGTGCGAAAAAAAGATATAAAATTAACTCCTGAAGAGATAGTAAGACAACTTTATCTTATAAAACTTCACAAAGAATATGGCTATGCTTATGAGAGAATGCAACTTGAATTTGCTGTACATTTTGGAAAAGAAGTAAAAAGAGCAGATATTGTAATAATGGATAAAATCCAGCCAACAGTACCTTATATAATCATCGAATTAAAAAAGCCAAAACTAAAAGATGGAAAAGACCAATTAAAAAGCTATTGTAATGGAACAGGTGCAACAATGGCAGTTTGGACAAATGGTAAAGAGATAGTTTACTATCATAGAAAAGACCCAAACTACTTTGAACCAATTCCTGATATACCATCTAGTGATAAACAACTTAAAGATATTTTACGAGTTGATTTTAAAATTGCAGACTTAAATGCAAAAGATATTTTAAAAACACAAAGAAGAAGTTTAAAAAATATAGTTTTAGATATGGAAGATGAAGTTTTAGCAAATGCGGGAGTTGATGTATTTGAAGAGGTTTTCAAGCTCATTTTTATCAAACTATTTGATGAGTTAAAAAGCACAAGAACTCAAACAAGAAATTTAGAATTTAGAAACTATGGAGAGAGTGATAGTCAGCTAAAACAAAAAATAGAAGCACTTTTTGATGATGCAAAAAATAAATGGACAGGTATATTTGAAGAGAGTGATAAAATCAAACTTTCTCCATCTCATTTAGCTGTTTGTATTGGTTCTTTACAAGATGTAAAACTATTTAATTCAAACCTTGATGTTATAGATGATGCATTTGAGTATCTTGTAAACAAAACAAGCAAAGGTGAAAAAGGACAATATTTCACTCCAAGATATGTGATTGATATGTGTGTAAAAATGATGAATCCAACTGAAGCTGAAACTATGATAGATACAGCAAGCGGAAGTTGTGGTTTTCCTATACATACAGTTTTTGAAGTTTGGAAAAAAATTTATAAAAAACTAGAAGTTGAACAATCTCATCTTTTCACAGCAGAAGAGAAACATCAAGAAGCACTTGATTATGTAAGAGAAAAAGTTTTTGGAATAGATTTTGATGAAAAAAGTGTGAGAGTAAGTAGAATGTTAAATATTATTGCTGGAGATGGACACACAAATGTATTAAATCTAAACTCTCTTGATTTTGATAGATGGGATGAAAATTATAACAATGGAGAGTGGCAATCTATTTATGCTACTGGTTGGAATAATCTTAAAAAAATTCTCAAAAACAAAAAAGCAAAAATTGTTGAGATAGAAGAAGAGAGAAATGGAAAAATATATATAAAAGAGAAACAAATCTATGATACAAAAGAATTTGAATTTGATATGGTTATGGCAAATCCACCATTTGCTGGAGATATAAAAGAGAGTAGAATTTTATATAAATATGAATTAGGTAAAAATGCAAGTGGAAAATTCCAATCAAAAGTTGGAAGAGATATATTATTTATAGAAAGAAACTTAGAGATGTTAAAGTCTGGTGGAAGAATGGCGGTAGTTCTTCCACAAGGAAGATTTAATAACTCAAGTGATAAATATATCAGAGACTATATTGCCCAAAAGTGCAGGATTTTAGCAGTTGTTGGACTTCATGGAAATGTATTTAAACCTCATACAGGTACAAAAACATCTGTTTTGATAGTTCAAAAATGGGATGATAAACTATGTCCTAAAAAAGAGGATTATCCAATATTTTTTGCAACAATGCAAAAACCAAGCAAAGATAATAGTGGAGAAAAAATATATGTTAAAAATGAAGATGGTACAAATAAGCTAGATAGTCACGACCACTTGATAGTTGACCACGACCTTTTTAATCACGATGGACTTACTCAAGATGGAATAGCAGAAGCATTTCTAGAATTTGCAAAAAAAGAGAATTTAAGTTTTTCGGGAAAGTAG
- a CDS encoding arsenate reductase family protein: protein MITVYGIKTCGSVRNALKFFKDHNIEVDFFDFKQKSPTASQIKDWTKKVDINILFNSKGTKYKTLNLKELNLDDNGKYEWLCKEPMLFKRPVIEYGDKLVVAWDEEEYKKTFL from the coding sequence ATGATTACAGTTTATGGAATAAAAACTTGTGGAAGTGTAAGAAATGCTCTAAAATTTTTTAAAGACCATAATATTGAAGTTGATTTTTTTGATTTTAAACAGAAATCTCCAACAGCTTCTCAAATAAAAGATTGGACAAAAAAAGTAGATATAAATATCCTTTTTAATAGCAAAGGTACAAAATATAAAACTTTAAATCTAAAAGAATTAAATCTTGATGATAATGGAAAATATGAGTGGCTTTGTAAAGAACCAATGCTTTTTAAAAGACCGGTTATTGAATATGGTGATAAATTAGTTGTAGCTTGGGATGAAGAAGAGTATAAAAAGACTTTTTTATAA
- a CDS encoding COG3400 family protein, whose product MKKILVILDGIVAKKLLQRIVEANTSDNSYDVIYINDVILPVQKPSNFTFYKFDPTSKSKLSMVLDKNIHTEVLMALNSKDEILNVIKNIREYKKNLQITILDYWGMKVSNDPMLNIYRGIDVLANGMVERLPNIPVLAQNIGLKQGEIMEIRVPFGSSYAYRSIGSIEQKQWRIFGLYRNQKMIDINPTLVLKPNDLILVIGKPSILMNIYNAIGKTQGQFPMPFGSKIYLYLDLYLENENSVRKAIDEAKYMNEKLKNSLLIVKVTRPTTVAIMDLIKNELKHFPTIILQIDYANKGFVKILKEDSRKYNIGMLMLTSEMFKYKEFIKDTLFDLKIPIFKFGKESLKAVKRTGVVLNDIKSYEQISPIVFDVSSQLKIKTKLFDLDPIGEKDGKITLVDHFENLAKLYNEKIEIVSSSENPIRELKKQKDMLQILPLKRKMFKKRFLFKIFNTNSDVIAFDMNKFNQLLIPVSEDN is encoded by the coding sequence ATGAAAAAAATATTAGTTATATTAGATGGAATAGTTGCAAAAAAACTATTACAAAGAATTGTAGAAGCAAATACAAGTGACAATAGTTATGATGTTATTTACATAAATGATGTTATTTTACCTGTTCAAAAACCTTCAAATTTTACATTTTATAAGTTTGACCCAACATCAAAATCAAAACTTTCTATGGTTTTAGATAAAAACATTCACACTGAAGTTTTGATGGCACTTAACTCAAAAGATGAAATATTAAATGTTATTAAAAATATTAGAGAGTATAAGAAAAACCTTCAAATTACAATTTTAGATTATTGGGGTATGAAAGTTAGTAATGACCCAATGCTAAACATATATAGAGGAATAGATGTATTAGCAAATGGAATGGTTGAACGTCTTCCAAATATTCCTGTTTTAGCTCAAAATATTGGGCTTAAACAAGGTGAAATTATGGAAATTAGAGTTCCATTTGGAAGTTCTTATGCTTATCGTTCTATTGGTTCAATTGAACAAAAACAGTGGAGAATTTTTGGACTTTATAGAAATCAAAAAATGATAGATATAAATCCAACTTTAGTTTTAAAACCAAATGATTTGATTTTGGTTATTGGAAAACCAAGTATTTTAATGAATATTTATAATGCAATAGGAAAAACACAAGGACAATTTCCTATGCCATTTGGAAGTAAGATATATTTGTATTTAGATCTATATTTAGAAAACGAAAATAGTGTAAGAAAAGCTATTGATGAAGCAAAATATATGAATGAAAAACTAAAAAATTCTTTGTTGATAGTAAAAGTTACTCGACCAACAACAGTTGCTATTATGGATTTAATAAAAAATGAATTAAAACATTTTCCAACTATTATTTTGCAAATTGATTATGCAAATAAAGGTTTTGTAAAAATTTTAAAAGAAGATAGTAGAAAATATAATATTGGTATGTTGATGCTAACATCTGAGATGTTTAAATATAAAGAGTTTATAAAAGATACTTTATTTGATTTGAAAATACCAATATTCAAATTTGGAAAAGAGAGTTTAAAAGCAGTAAAAAGAACAGGTGTTGTTTTAAATGATATAAAATCTTATGAACAAATTTCTCCAATAGTATTTGATGTTTCGAGTCAATTGAAAATAAAAACTAAACTTTTTGATTTAGACCCAATTGGTGAAAAAGATGGAAAAATTACTTTAGTTGACCATTTTGAAAATCTAGCAAAATTGTATAATGAAAAAATAGAAATTGTTTCAAGTAGTGAAAACCCAATACGAGAATTGAAAAAACAAAAAGATATGCTTCAAATTTTGCCTTTGAAAAGAAAGATGTTCAAAAAAAGATTTTTATTTAAAATTTTCAATACCAATAGTGATGTAATAGCATTTGATATGAATAAATTTAACCAACTTCTAATACCAGTTTCAGAAGATAATTAA
- a CDS encoding virulence RhuM family protein has translation MKDIIIYNTQDGKTSVSLLAKDGMVWMSQMQIAELFNTSIPNISMHISNIFEDEELDKNSVVKDYLTTANDGKNYSVTHYSLEMILAIGFRVRSKRGTQFRQWANKNLKEYMIKGFIIDDERLKNLDGKPDYFDELLERIRDIRASEKRFYQKVKELFMLSSDYDSSDKSTQLFFAQTQNKLLFAITGQTAAEIIINRADEMKPNMALTSFKGAKVRKEDIYIAKNYLNSDELDSLNRFVIVFLETAELRAKNKEDITMDFWRENIDRIIEFNDKKLLKDNGSISNEQMKKMVEKVYETFDSKRKKQEAIEADYEDLKELKQIEERAKKKL, from the coding sequence ATGAAAGATATAATCATTTATAACACTCAAGATGGTAAAACTTCTGTTTCCCTTTTAGCAAAAGATGGTATGGTTTGGATGAGTCAAATGCAAATTGCAGAACTTTTTAATACTTCAATCCCAAATATTAGTATGCATATTTCAAATATTTTTGAAGATGAGGAATTGGATAAAAATTCAGTTGTTAAGGATTACTTAACAACTGCCAATGATGGTAAAAACTACTCAGTTACACATTATAGTTTAGAGATGATTTTAGCTATTGGTTTCCGTGTAAGAAGTAAAAGAGGAACGCAATTTCGTCAATGGGCAAATAAAAATCTAAAAGAGTATATGATAAAAGGTTTTATAATAGATGATGAAAGATTGAAAAATCTAGATGGAAAACCTGATTATTTCGATGAATTATTAGAACGAATCCGAGATATTAGAGCATCTGAAAAGAGATTTTATCAAAAAGTTAAAGAACTTTTTATGCTTAGCAGTGATTATGATTCAAGTGATAAATCAACGCAACTTTTTTTTGCACAAACACAAAATAAATTATTATTTGCAATAACAGGGCAAACAGCTGCAGAAATTATTATAAATCGTGCAGATGAAATGAAACCAAATATGGCACTGACAAGTTTTAAAGGTGCTAAAGTTAGAAAAGAAGATATTTATATAGCAAAAAATTATCTTAATTCTGATGAATTAGATAGTTTAAATAGGTTTGTTATTGTATTTTTAGAAACAGCAGAATTAAGAGCAAAAAATAAAGAAGATATTACAATGGATTTTTGGAGAGAAAATATAGACAGAATTATAGAGTTTAACGATAAAAAACTATTAAAAGATAATGGAAGTATTAGCAACGAACAAATGAAAAAGATGGTTGAAAAAGTTTACGAAACTTTTGATAGTAAAAGAAAAAAACAAGAAGCTATAGAAGCAGATTACGAAGATTTAAAAGAGTTAAAGCAAATTGAAGAGAGAGCTAAGAAGAAATTATAA
- the murC gene encoding UDP-N-acetylmuramate--L-alanine ligase, with translation MKVHFIGIGGIGLSALARFLNFDGHEVSGSDMKNSPITKALEDEGIKVSCPQDASNIKDDFDLVIYSAAVTDENPELIQARLKQIRTLSRKEALPIILGDKKNYCVAGAHGKSTTTAMLASILNSSALIGAISKDFGSNFRYVDKLVAFEADESDASFLLSNPYCAIVTNAEPEHMEYYHYDYDKFYESYEKFLSLAKVKVVNGEDKDVAKLKIENATILYPSKDIKNLCYTLKDNQPCTKFDLKDLGTFEVWGFGFHMATNASLAILAALNELDIETIRKNLLNYKGIKKRFDIVQANEKFVVIDDYAHHPTEIEATMKSIELYDNLTNLNKRIVLWQPHKYSRTSDNLEGFKKCFRRCDELIILPLWTVAGEKKIEIDFPKEFASYNPIFADRVVATKGKIELIKDDKIIRTYEEGIFLGVGAGDITYQLRLK, from the coding sequence ATGAAAGTGCATTTTATAGGAATTGGTGGGATTGGTCTTTCTGCATTAGCTAGATTTTTAAATTTTGATGGACATGAAGTATCTGGGTCAGATATGAAAAATTCACCAATTACAAAAGCTTTAGAAGACGAAGGAATAAAAGTTTCTTGTCCTCAAGATGCATCAAATATAAAAGATGATTTTGATTTAGTTATCTATTCAGCAGCTGTTACAGATGAAAATCCAGAATTAATACAAGCAAGATTAAAACAGATTAGAACACTTTCAAGAAAAGAAGCTTTACCTATTATTTTAGGGGACAAAAAAAATTACTGTGTTGCAGGAGCACATGGAAAATCAACTACAACTGCAATGCTAGCTTCTATTTTAAATAGTTCTGCATTAATTGGAGCAATCTCAAAAGATTTTGGTTCAAATTTTAGATATGTTGATAAGTTAGTTGCTTTTGAAGCAGATGAAAGTGATGCTTCTTTTTTACTTTCAAATCCATATTGTGCGATAGTTACAAATGCTGAGCCTGAGCATATGGAATATTATCACTATGATTATGATAAATTTTATGAATCTTATGAAAAGTTTTTAAGTTTGGCAAAAGTAAAAGTTGTAAATGGTGAAGATAAAGATGTTGCAAAACTAAAAATTGAAAATGCAACTATTCTTTATCCCTCAAAAGATATAAAAAATCTTTGTTACACTTTAAAAGATAATCAACCTTGTACTAAATTTGATTTAAAAGATTTAGGGACTTTTGAAGTTTGGGGATTTGGTTTTCATATGGCTACAAATGCTTCTTTAGCAATTTTAGCAGCTTTAAATGAACTAGATATTGAAACTATTAGAAAAAATCTTTTAAATTACAAAGGAATTAAAAAAAGATTTGATATTGTTCAAGCAAATGAAAAATTTGTTGTAATTGATGATTATGCTCACCATCCAACAGAAATAGAAGCAACTATGAAATCAATTGAATTGTATGATAATCTTACAAATTTAAATAAAAGAATAGTTCTTTGGCAACCTCATAAATATAGTAGAACAAGCGATAATCTTGAAGGTTTTAAAAAGTGTTTTAGAAGATGTGATGAGCTTATAATTCTTCCTCTTTGGACAGTTGCAGGCGAGAAAAAAATAGAAATAGATTTTCCAAAAGAGTTCGCTTCTTATAATCCAATTTTTGCAGATAGAGTTGTAGCAACAAAAGGAAAGATTGAACTTATAAAAGATGATAAAATCATAAGAACTTATGAAGAAGGGATATTTTTAGGCGTTGGTGCTGGAGATATTACTTATCAATTAAGATTAAAATAA
- a CDS encoding succinyldiaminopimelate transaminase — MNFEKYPFEKLNELLKDIVPNEKYELSVLTIGEPKFETPQFIQDKLKETSSFLRKYPSTIGEPFLRESMINFVKNRFNVSLKMSQIIPTFGTREVLFNFPQFALFDKKNPVIAFTNPFYQIYEGAAIASRAEVIYINLTKENNFKANLSDEELKRCDLVILNFPNNPTSASMDIDELGIWVKKALEFDFILVNDECYSEIYFDENTKPASLLEASIKVGNSEFKNVLVMNSISKRSSAPGLRSGFIAGDETILKDYLQYRTYIGCASPVPLQEAAAVAWNDQNHVAEFRKIYKRNFEIAQEILGIPTPEATFYIWLEVENDLEFTKNLYKEKNIKVLPGSFLGRGGLGKEYVRIALVENEEKTKESLKRLKDFIDG, encoded by the coding sequence GTGAATTTCGAAAAATACCCATTTGAAAAATTAAATGAACTATTAAAAGATATAGTTCCTAATGAAAAATATGAATTATCAGTTTTAACTATTGGTGAACCAAAGTTTGAAACACCACAATTTATACAAGATAAATTAAAAGAGACAAGCTCTTTTTTACGAAAATATCCCTCAACTATTGGTGAACCTTTTTTGAGAGAATCTATGATAAATTTTGTGAAAAATAGATTTAATGTATCTTTAAAAATGAGCCAAATAATTCCAACATTTGGAACAAGAGAGGTTTTATTTAACTTCCCTCAGTTTGCTTTATTTGATAAAAAAAATCCAGTTATTGCATTTACTAATCCTTTTTATCAAATTTATGAAGGTGCAGCAATCGCTAGTCGTGCAGAGGTTATTTATATAAATTTGACAAAAGAGAATAATTTTAAAGCAAATTTGAGTGATGAAGAACTAAAAAGATGTGATTTAGTTATTTTAAATTTCCCAAATAATCCAACATCAGCTTCAATGGATATTGATGAATTAGGAATTTGGGTTAAAAAAGCTTTAGAATTTGATTTTATACTTGTAAATGATGAGTGTTATAGTGAAATCTATTTTGATGAAAATACAAAACCAGCTTCACTTTTAGAAGCATCTATAAAAGTAGGTAATAGTGAATTTAAAAATGTTTTAGTTATGAACTCTATTTCAAAAAGAAGTTCTGCTCCAGGTTTACGAAGTGGATTTATAGCTGGTGATGAAACTATTTTGAAAGACTATTTACAATATAGAACTTATATTGGTTGTGCAAGTCCTGTTCCTTTACAAGAAGCAGCGGCAGTTGCTTGGAATGACCAAAATCATGTAGCAGAGTTTAGAAAAATATATAAAAGAAATTTCGAGATTGCACAAGAAATTTTAGGAATACCAACTCCTGAAGCAACATTTTATATTTGGCTTGAAGTAGAAAATGATTTAGAATTTACAAAAAATTTATATAAAGAAAAAAATATCAAAGTTCTACCTGGAAGTTTTTTAGGAAGAGGTGGACTTGGAAAAGAGTATGTAAGAATTGCTCTAGTTGAAAATGAAGAGAAAACTAAAGAGAGTTTAAAAAGATTAAAGGATTTTATAGATGGATAA
- the tgt gene encoding tRNA guanosine(34) transglycosylase Tgt — protein sequence MEFKIDGTSQGARACTIKTAHSTILTPVFMPVGTQGTVKALDANDMLELGAKIILGNTYHLYLRPGSKLIKKFGGLHGFSKFPNSFLTDSGGFQAFSLSNNSKPDENGITFKSHIDGSRHYFTPKSVLDTQYDLNSDIMMILDDLVALPNTDERIKTSIQRTTKWAQEAINYHMEQKQKGIGTHQNIFAIIQGGTSKEFRKLSAQQLCDMSDFDGFAIGGLSVGEPNEQMYETVEWTTQFMPKDKPRYLMGVGTPEDLIENIERGVDMFDCVMPTRNARNGTLFTSFGKLNIKKAEFKDDANPIDNECSCYTCKNFSRAYLNHLFRAAEITYFRLASIHNIHYYLNLMKQAREAILADNWSEFKKEFYVKRSK from the coding sequence ATGGAATTTAAAATCGATGGAACTTCACAAGGAGCTAGAGCTTGTACAATCAAAACTGCTCATAGCACTATTTTAACTCCTGTTTTTATGCCAGTTGGAACTCAAGGAACAGTAAAAGCACTTGATGCAAATGATATGTTAGAACTTGGAGCAAAGATTATTTTAGGAAATACTTATCACTTATATTTAAGACCAGGAAGTAAACTAATCAAAAAATTTGGTGGACTTCATGGTTTTTCAAAATTTCCTAACTCATTTTTAACTGATAGTGGTGGTTTTCAAGCATTTTCTTTAAGCAATAACTCAAAACCTGATGAAAATGGAATTACTTTCAAATCACATATTGATGGCAGCCGTCACTACTTTACACCAAAAAGTGTTTTAGACACACAATATGATTTAAATAGTGATATTATGATGATTTTAGATGATTTAGTAGCACTTCCAAATACTGATGAAAGAATAAAAACATCAATTCAAAGAACTACAAAATGGGCACAAGAAGCCATAAATTATCATATGGAACAAAAACAAAAAGGTATTGGAACACACCAAAATATTTTTGCAATTATCCAAGGTGGAACGAGCAAAGAGTTTAGAAAATTAAGTGCACAACAACTTTGTGATATGAGTGATTTTGATGGATTTGCTATTGGTGGGCTTAGTGTTGGAGAACCAAATGAGCAGATGTATGAAACTGTTGAATGGACAACTCAATTTATGCCAAAAGATAAACCTAGATATCTTATGGGCGTTGGAACACCTGAAGATTTGATTGAAAATATTGAACGTGGTGTTGATATGTTTGATTGCGTTATGCCTACAAGAAATGCAAGAAATGGTACTTTGTTTACAAGTTTTGGAAAGTTAAATATCAAAAAAGCTGAATTTAAAGATGATGCTAATCCAATAGATAATGAATGCTCTTGCTACACGTGTAAAAACTTTAGTAGAGCTTATCTAAATCATCTATTTAGAGCAGCAGAAATAACATATTTTAGATTAGCTTCAATTCATAATATTCACTACTATTTAAATCTTATGAAACAAGCTAGAGAAGCTATATTAGCAGATAATTGGAGCGAATTTAAAAAAGAGTTTTACGTTAAAAGAAGCAAATAA